The following coding sequences are from one Devosia neptuniae window:
- the hslV gene encoding ATP-dependent protease subunit HslV produces MSDSNFPGWHGTTIVSVRKGNKVVVAGDGQVSMGQTVMKHTAKKVRRLAGGKVIGGFAGSTADAFTLFERLEAKLEQYPDQLMRAAVELAKDWRTDRYLRKLEAMMIVADKTDTLVLTGTGDVLTPDHGVIAIGSGGNYAHSAALALHQATELDAEDIARRAMKIAEEICVYTNGNVTLETIELNA; encoded by the coding sequence ATGAGTGACAGTAATTTCCCCGGGTGGCACGGGACGACGATCGTTTCCGTGCGCAAGGGCAACAAGGTCGTGGTGGCTGGCGATGGCCAGGTTTCCATGGGCCAGACGGTGATGAAGCACACCGCCAAGAAAGTCCGGCGCCTGGCCGGCGGCAAGGTGATCGGCGGCTTTGCCGGCTCCACCGCCGATGCCTTCACGCTGTTTGAGCGGCTGGAAGCCAAGCTCGAGCAATATCCCGACCAATTGATGCGCGCCGCGGTCGAATTGGCCAAGGATTGGCGCACCGATCGCTATCTGCGCAAGCTCGAAGCCATGATGATCGTGGCCGACAAGACCGATACCTTGGTGCTGACCGGCACGGGCGACGTGCTCACCCCCGATCACGGCGTCATCGCCATTGGCTCGGGCGGCAATTACGCCCATTCGGCGGCTCTGGCCCTGCATCAGGCGACCGAACTCGATGCCGAAGACATTGCCCGCCGCGCCATGAAGATCGCCGAAGAAATCTGCGTCTACACCAATGGCAATGTGACGCTGGAAACC